aaaatgGAAGATATTCCAATAAGAAATACTATCAGGAAATTCCCTCACACAAAAaagtgaaatataataaatcgaataacattagaatattctATGAGAATGTATGAATAACAATGTAAATCAATACTAGTACAGACTGTATTATAATcgatttaaaaaatgttatagAGCGCAAAGAAATATAATATCTTTGTCCGCACTACAGCtgaggctagctacacacacacacatattgatttttgttcgtacggtatttttccatccttattgaacgagcgttagcgaagcTCTCAATTTTGACTTACTAGAGCTCAAAGTTGTTCTCTGTCTGTTCTTATGTTCGATaagaactttagagagaattgatcaatcagcttcaaattttgatcacgaatattcttcgaaccttttttaCATGAGTTTTTACATGACCTAGTTCGTTGGAAAACATAATTGACTTACTCACTCCATCGTCCTTTTTCTGGATATAGTGTATAGTGTACTGTAGCattgcaataaataaaaaaaaaaacttcagcATTGATTAAATTCAAcaggaataaaaattaaattatacgattgaatgctattaaaattAGGATTCAATGATTTTAGTTGCGATTTAAACCGAAATATATGCCAAGAAAGggtaaatttgaattgaaaatccaTTATTGAAACCTGAATGATAGATAGTgaacaatattatcataaaaattaatcatgattcCCAATCAATCCTCAAGCAATCCCTCATTCTCCCTGCATACACTTCAGTATAACAATTCACAAGAATACATATATGAGAAACAATCTATAGAAAAAACTCTCCATTCCgagaatgcaaaaaataaacaaaatgatTCAGctttttacataaattgaaaatgGTCTTATAAAAACACTTGGAACTTAGTACTAGGCACACTCGGCCATGAAAGTCTGCAGTTCATCTGTAAATACCCTTCCTTTATCCACAGGACGAATTTTCACATTCCCAGCCCAATCAACCCAAACATACTTGTAACCTCGCTCCCTTTGAAGTTTCTTTGCCTGAGACAACATCTTTCTTCGTACCAATGTTAGTGACCCGTTTATGTAAACTGGCTGTTCCTCACCTGGTAAGCCGAATACACGAGATGACAGTCTCCTCACCTGCTTCTTTCCTCTGAGCACCTGATGAGCGACATCGCGACGCACAAACTTGGCGACTATTGCTGGCGTCGGCTGCGCCGCGCTTGCCTTCAGCCGGTGACAGACGTCGAACGCTTCGGCTCCTACGTCCACTCCAACAGCCCTACACGTCGCTATCACCAAGTCGCGAACGTTTTCATATTCAGAGAATGGCACTCCACGGATCTCGAGCGTATTTTTTCGATCGTACTGCTCGAGTGCGTCCAATCTATCAGTCAAAAGTTCGACACTCTTCTTCAACTGTAGATTGTCACCCTGTAGAGCCGAATTGATTTTTTCCTGCGTCTTAATGATTTCACTTTGTTTGGTCAGTATTTCCATATTGGAAGTCAGCTTGTCCAAGCAGGACTGCAGCGATTGCTGAAGCTTTGCCTGACCTTCAGCAATCTCCTCTCTCAGTGCAAGtatagtttttttcaaaaaatcaactgTTATTGGCGACTGTAAATCACTTACATTAACTACACGTTTTACTGGTGTATCCGAACTACTGTTTCTTGGAGCTCGAAGCTTTGATGTACAGTTCATACATACCCGCGTTGACATTAGATCGAGTTCAGCCTCACTAAGGTCCCTTCCACCACCAGTACATCTTCCATGAAATATAGAATTACACTCAGTGCATACAACTTCATCCTTAGCCGAGCGATTCACAGATAATTTACACTCCTCGCAAGCACTCATATTTAGGTATATATATGACAAATCACGAATATTCTGTGTAAAAGAGAACGAATGAGAGAAACCGGTAGGCAATGGAGAAGAGTGCACGAATAGAATCAAGGTAGGAATAACTGAACAAGAGGCAAAGCAAGAAAATAGAACTATTGCATAGCAGAGATAAGCGCGTTACGATAACAGAGCGTGAATTCGAAAGGTCTTTCCTCAACGACAGCTACTCTGATACTGGTATACTCTGATATAATTTCCATATTAACTCTCTTCCGTtaacgtctgtctgcctgtctgtaacatacacgcaattaataatactacttgtgatagcagtATTGCTATCACAATTTTATGTTCAAAGTGTTGAAATGGTAGTATAAGCCAAATTTAGTAGACAGAACGTCTGCTAACTTCAACTAAAAGTTACTATTATTCAATGTATAAGTACCGTACtcaatcatttcatttttgtataatttaataGTACCTTCAAATGTTTagatcattgaaacggtttgagatatcgatgtgcgggtttCGTCATTAAAtttcctttgaaattctgtattggAATcttgtatcacatgaccacctcgccatttgaaaaattaaagttatattcaaaatgaagctggattccaaatgaagttggatccatatgacGGACCCAAGATAgcggacaaaagttttgaagcgacagaaagttTTTTTTCCATTGTAATAGGATTCTAATGAAACCTACTACTGAAGTTATcatcatacttgtaaaagattgTAATATTTAGctttttccataataattctcaccaactcacCATAAtattacaagttgcggatctcagagatcaatacaacagttcatgagcgagctCTTCAACCCAGGGACTCTCTAATAGTAATtgtattttcctccacctcctgccctggaacataatattaccaaagtgtcactttttcgctgtCGGGaggaaaaacaggaaa
Above is a window of Nilaparvata lugens isolate BPH chromosome 4, ASM1435652v1, whole genome shotgun sequence DNA encoding:
- the LOC120350865 gene encoding uncharacterized protein LOC120350865, encoding MSACEECKLSVNRSAKDEVVCTECNSIFHGRCTGGGRDLSEAELDLMSTRVCMNCTSKLRAPRNSSSDTPVKRVVNVSDLQSPITVDFLKKTILALREEIAEGQAKLQQSLQSCLDKLTSNMEILTKQSEIIKTQEKINSALQGDNLQLKKSVELLTDRLDALEQYDRKNTLEIRGVPFSEYENVRDLVIATCRAVGVDVGAEAFDVCHRLKASAAQPTPAIVAKFVRRDVAHQVLRGKKQVRRLSSRVFGLPGEEQPVYINGSLTLVRRKMLSQAKKLQRERGYKYVWVDWAGNVKIRPVDKGRVFTDELQTFMAECA